The genomic DNA AACCCTTGCCAATGGTTGTCCAGCCGTCAATAACAACATGGGGATGTATTTTGACATTACTGCCAATCTTTACATTTTCTCCAATGATAGAATATGCGCCTATTTCTACATCATCTCCTATCTCTGCGTCTGGGTGGATAATGGCAGTTGGATGTATTTTTATCTCTTGACCTTTGATCCCCACCCGTCCTTTGGACGGGTACCCGCCCTGACTCTGCATTTTATTCCCTCTCCATTATTGTTGCCATAATTTCTGCCTCAGCAGCAAGTTTTCCATCGACATTAGCCTCGCCCTTAAACACCCATATATCGCCTCTGTTTTTTATAACATTCAATATAAGTTCAACCCTGTCCCCCGGCATTACAGGTTTTCTAAACCTTGCCTTGTCTATGCCCATAAAATAAACAACCTTGTTTTCAACACTCGCAGATTTGAATGCGAGTATGCCGCCCACCTGTGCCATCGCCTCAATCAGAAGGACACCCGGCATTATCGGATGACATGGAAAATGTCCCTGAAAAAACGGTTCATTTATTGTAACATTCTTTATGCCCTTTGCCATTTTGCCTGCCTCAAATTCAACTATCTTGTCAACAAGGAGAAACGGGTATCTGTGGGGCAGAATTTTCAATATTTCGTTTATGTCAATCATAGAAACCTCCAAATCAAATTTAAAAATTAAACATCAAAAGTCAAAATTAAGGAACTTAAATTTTATACTTTTGATTTGTCATTTTGAGTTTTGCATTTTGATATTTGAATTTTCCAACTCCTTCACCCTTCTCTCCAACTCCAAAAGCGTCTTTCTCATCTCAGGGAGTTTTGCAAATATGTTTGCTGCCTTTAGACAATCCCTGTGAGGTATTGCAGGTATTCCTGAGAATATACCCTGTGCAGGTAAATCATGTG from Deltaproteobacteria bacterium includes the following:
- the fabZ gene encoding 3-hydroxyacyl-ACP dehydratase FabZ; the encoded protein is MIDINEILKILPHRYPFLLVDKIVEFEAGKMAKGIKNVTINEPFFQGHFPCHPIMPGVLLIEAMAQVGGILAFKSASVENKVVYFMGIDKARFRKPVMPGDRVELILNVIKNRGDIWVFKGEANVDGKLAAEAEIMATIMERE